In Corythoichthys intestinalis isolate RoL2023-P3 chromosome 11, ASM3026506v1, whole genome shotgun sequence, a single genomic region encodes these proteins:
- the LOC130924511 gene encoding protocadherin-1-like → MAALRRHFLLCLAAALLRRGTAFPSDVLYRVPEEQPPSKLVGSLAADLGLPDSGHLYKLQVGSPYLRVDGKTGDTYTTEIPIDRETLRDCRDIFEDKCYLEFEVSITDMVKGNGSGPRQIEGRVEVLDINDNTPQFSSPILTLSIPENIHVGALFSIPVASDRDAGNNGVAEYSLSTGPEAERLFGLRVALDTDEKLPQLVVMGNLDREKKDSYDLNISVVDGGRPARAGGALLRVVVTDQNDNAPKFERSHYEAELAENSPPGHSVLQNKNQAG, encoded by the coding sequence ATGGCGGCATTGAGGCGACACTTCCTACTGTGCCTGGCGGCGGCGCTACTGCGGCGGGGCACCGCCTTCCCCTCAGACGTCCTCTACCGCGTCCCCGAGGAGCAGCCTCCCAGCAAGCTGGTTGGCAGTCTGGCGGCGGACCTTGGCCTCCCGGACAGCGGGCACCTGTACAAGCTGCAGGTGGGCTCGCCCTATCTGCGCGTGGACGGAAAGACGGGCGACACCTACACCACCGAGATCCCCATCGACCGCGAGACCCTCAGGGACTGCCGCGACATTTTCGAGGACAAGTGCTACCTAGAGTTCGAGGTATCCATCACCGATATGGTGAAAGGCAACGGTTCGGGGCCGCGCCAGATCGAGGGCCGCGTCGAGGTCCTGGACATCAACGACAATACGCCTCAGTTCTCCTCGCCCATCCTCACGCTTTCCATCCCGGAAAACATCCACGTGGGCGCCCTCTTCTCCATCCCCGTGGCCAGCGACCGCGACGCCGGCAACAACGGCGTGGCCGAGTACTCCCTGAGCACGGGGCCCGAAGCCGAGCGGCTCTTCGGACTGCGGGTGGCGCTGGACACGGATGAGAAGCTGCCCCAGTTGGTGGTGATGGGGAACCTGGACCGCGAGAAGAAGGACTCCTACGATCTGAATATCAGCGTGGTGGACGGCGGGCGCCCGGCCAGGGCTGGCGGCGCCCTGCTCAGGGTGGTGGTCACCGACCAGAACGACAATGCTCCAAAGTTCGAAAGGAGTCACTACGAGGCCGAGCTGGCGGAGAACAGCCCGCCGGGACACTCCGTGCTTCAG